A window of Proteus columbae contains these coding sequences:
- a CDS encoding bifunctional 4-hydroxy-2-oxoglutarate aldolase/2-dehydro-3-deoxy-phosphogluconate aldolase — MTQSIVDTLSSLKVIPVIQINRAEDAIWLGEILTQNQLPVAEITFRTPAAAKAIKLMHEHFPELILCAGTVLTAQQADIAKEAGASFVISPGYNPSTVDYCLNNGIDIVPGINNPSQVEVALEKGLTLLKFFPAEASGGVKMLKALASPYTQAQFMPTGGISLNNVSDYLAIPQVVACGGSWIATADTIDKQDKETIVNHIQNIHSLLKTHKG, encoded by the coding sequence ATGACACAGTCAATTGTTGATACTCTTTCATCACTGAAAGTGATCCCCGTGATCCAAATTAATCGCGCTGAAGATGCAATCTGGCTGGGTGAAATTCTAACCCAAAATCAACTACCTGTTGCTGAAATTACCTTTCGTACACCGGCAGCAGCCAAAGCTATAAAGCTAATGCATGAGCACTTTCCTGAGCTTATTTTATGTGCAGGAACAGTATTAACTGCACAACAAGCTGATATAGCAAAAGAAGCTGGAGCAAGCTTTGTTATTTCTCCGGGTTATAACCCAAGTACCGTTGATTACTGCCTTAATAACGGCATTGATATTGTGCCAGGCATTAATAATCCAAGCCAAGTCGAAGTTGCTCTTGAAAAAGGCTTAACCTTACTTAAATTCTTCCCTGCAGAAGCCTCTGGCGGTGTAAAAATGCTAAAAGCATTAGCGTCACCTTACACCCAAGCCCAATTTATGCCTACAGGCGGCATTAGTTTAAATAACGTGAGTGATTATCTTGCTATTCCACAAGTTGTTGCTTGTGGAGGAAGCTGGATTGCCACAGCAGATACCATTGATAAACAAGATAAAGAAACTATTGTTAATCATATTCAAAATATCCACTCATTACTAAAAACACATAAGGGATAA
- a CDS encoding DJ-1/PfpI family protein, with translation MKQVAVLLADGFEEGEAVVFIDIMRRLDIHVDVLSCMDSLVLNTYFETKISADFLLANKFTHSYDAIMMPGGPKGTDRLCANKQVIQFIKRHIAEDKYICALCSSGAKVLAAHHLLEGRNYSTGDKLADKYDDGHYLDQDVVVDGKFISAKGLGVSFEFAFTVAKHLLSDNTEKVDWQANHIYFKHWPLDYLK, from the coding sequence ATGAAACAGGTTGCCGTTTTATTAGCTGATGGATTTGAAGAAGGTGAAGCTGTTGTTTTTATTGATATCATGCGCCGTCTTGATATTCATGTTGATGTACTTTCTTGCATGGATAGCTTGGTATTAAATACTTATTTTGAAACTAAAATCAGCGCTGATTTTCTATTAGCAAATAAATTTACACATAGCTATGACGCAATAATGATGCCGGGTGGCCCTAAAGGCACAGATCGTTTATGCGCTAACAAGCAAGTTATTCAATTTATTAAGCGCCATATTGCTGAAGATAAATATATTTGTGCACTGTGCTCTTCTGGTGCCAAAGTATTAGCGGCACATCATCTTCTTGAAGGTCGTAATTACAGTACTGGCGATAAATTAGCAGATAAATACGATGATGGTCATTATCTTGATCAAGATGTTGTGGTTGATGGAAAGTTTATCAGTGCAAAAGGATTAGGTGTAAGTTTTGAATTTGCCTTTACGGTGGCTAAGCATTTATTAAGCGACAATACAGAAAAAGTAGACTGGCAAGCCAATCATATTTATTTCAAACACTGGCCATTAGATTATCTTAAATAA
- a CDS encoding phospholipase produces the protein MKLIDGLKKELKGFFNETSENNYVKIFDTPHVWGMPFGKEIMPKAIEREAEFEQAITSILDKMLYRCDISSLNAPDEEWRKIILAAIDKSFSEKKGRKDRTQIRFLFAQTPTVLLNGVKYYFSGTPEYLALKKDLIELIKERGKYWECIPDIWIGRFYRIIDGLKVSLEKKVLPEDFISELDTRMTWNHTKIIAVDGCEAFVGGHNLNMDLFKSYPPVHDVSVKVIGESALHSQLFLNKMWDVGKDLITKEYFDSKKNEWVAKKASYKIIDPLTKSSVLREIKKKNEQNLAQSPDEGFFKTDRIFSVGKYWVGPDMRVDYKKGSEKMKEYLIKNAKKKIRMSQQDVVSAWKKKWKDHPVCHWIIEALLKNPELEVEIVVSPLDAAAGANGDQYSFGSGAQRTFELFKYYLTHDVDTDAVIPDPDKIRESALRRIKIAPFFFTDKVPKALQTEGKTYKWPGADESSYTATLKEAPLSEDPPKQGDIGHPFWSLVNASGIYPKVAPAPGNHAKVTIIDDELYIVGSDNMYPGYLSEFNYLVEGEEAVSTFIEEYWDKLWRYSEPHAFKQK, from the coding sequence ATGAAACTTATTGATGGATTAAAAAAAGAATTAAAAGGTTTTTTCAATGAAACATCTGAAAATAACTATGTGAAGATTTTTGATACGCCCCATGTATGGGGAATGCCATTTGGTAAAGAAATTATGCCAAAAGCGATAGAGCGTGAGGCTGAATTTGAACAAGCCATTACATCTATCTTAGATAAAATGCTGTATCGCTGTGATATTTCATCACTTAATGCCCCTGATGAAGAGTGGCGTAAAATTATTCTTGCTGCAATTGATAAATCTTTTTCTGAAAAGAAAGGACGTAAAGATCGCACGCAAATTCGATTTTTATTTGCACAGACACCAACAGTTTTATTAAATGGTGTTAAATACTATTTTAGTGGAACGCCTGAATATCTGGCATTAAAAAAAGATCTTATTGAATTAATCAAAGAACGCGGAAAATATTGGGAATGTATTCCAGATATTTGGATTGGTCGCTTTTATCGTATTATTGATGGTCTAAAAGTCTCGTTAGAAAAAAAAGTATTACCTGAAGATTTTATTTCTGAATTAGATACTCGAATGACATGGAACCATACAAAAATTATTGCTGTTGATGGTTGTGAAGCTTTCGTTGGTGGTCATAATTTAAATATGGATCTTTTTAAAAGTTATCCACCAGTTCATGATGTTTCCGTTAAGGTTATTGGCGAATCAGCACTTCATTCCCAATTATTCTTAAATAAAATGTGGGATGTAGGTAAAGATTTAATTACAAAAGAATATTTTGATAGTAAAAAAAATGAATGGGTCGCTAAAAAAGCAAGCTATAAGATTATCGATCCATTAACAAAGAGCAGTGTATTAAGAGAAATTAAAAAGAAAAATGAACAAAACTTAGCTCAATCGCCAGATGAAGGCTTTTTCAAAACTGACCGTATTTTCTCTGTAGGAAAATATTGGGTAGGGCCTGATATGCGAGTTGATTATAAGAAAGGTTCCGAGAAAATGAAGGAATACCTTATAAAAAATGCTAAGAAAAAAATTCGTATGTCTCAACAAGATGTAGTGAGTGCATGGAAGAAAAAATGGAAAGATCACCCTGTCTGCCATTGGATAATTGAAGCGTTATTAAAAAATCCAGAGTTAGAAGTTGAAATTGTTGTTTCACCATTAGATGCCGCCGCCGGTGCTAATGGCGACCAATATTCATTTGGCTCTGGAGCACAAAGAACCTTTGAATTATTTAAATATTATCTGACTCATGATGTTGATACAGATGCCGTTATTCCTGATCCTGATAAAATTCGTGAATCAGCATTACGTCGTATTAAAATAGCGCCATTCTTCTTTACCGATAAAGTACCAAAAGCACTACAAACGGAAGGTAAAACCTATAAATGGCCTGGTGCAGATGAATCATCTTATACCGCTACACTAAAAGAAGCGCCACTAAGCGAAGATCCACCGAAACAAGGGGATATTGGTCATCCATTCTGGTCATTGGTTAATGCGAGTGGTATTTACCCTAAAGTCGCTCCTGCACCGGGAAACCACGCAAAAGTGACTATTATTGATGATGAATTGTATATTGTTGGTTCCGATAATATGTACCCAGGGTATTTGTCAGAATTTAACTATCTTGTTGAAGGCGAAGAAGCCGTAAGTACATTTATTGAAGAGTATTGGGATAAATTATGGCGTTATTCTGAACCTCACGCTTTTAAACAGAAATAA
- a CDS encoding LexA family protein: protein MSLANRVKSRRDALGLTQTEAAEKAGIRQQSWASIEDGSTKKPRNIISIARALECDAGWLMMGDNIQPVHDINTKKLPLISYVQAGNLVHSVPITDCDGEFEYILTDQELSQSAFALKIEGDSMEPDFKSGDVIIVDPEIKPHPGEFIVAANNEREATFKKYRPTRIDANGNEHFELVPLNSDYPTLSSENTPLMIIGTMIEHRIYRRKR from the coding sequence ATGAGTCTTGCAAATAGAGTTAAATCCAGAAGAGATGCCTTGGGGCTTACTCAGACTGAAGCAGCTGAAAAAGCTGGCATCAGACAACAATCATGGGCTTCAATAGAAGATGGTTCAACAAAAAAACCTCGCAATATTATTAGCATTGCAAGAGCTTTAGAGTGTGATGCCGGTTGGTTAATGATGGGTGATAATATTCAACCTGTTCATGATATCAATACGAAAAAATTACCACTAATAAGCTACGTTCAAGCGGGAAACTTAGTACATAGCGTTCCTATTACAGATTGTGATGGTGAATTTGAGTATATTCTGACAGATCAAGAACTCTCACAAAGTGCTTTTGCATTAAAGATAGAAGGAGACTCAATGGAACCTGATTTTAAATCAGGAGATGTAATCATTGTCGATCCTGAGATAAAACCACATCCGGGAGAATTTATTGTTGCTGCTAATAATGAAAGAGAAGCAACATTTAAGAAATATAGACCAACTCGTATTGATGCTAATGGCAATGAACATTTTGAACTTGTGCCATTAAATAGTGATTATCCAACACTTAGCAGTGAAAACACGCCATTAATGATCATTGGTACGATGATTGAGCATCGTATTTATCGCCGTAAACGATAA
- a CDS encoding ankyrin repeat domain-containing protein: MNIKMFVISLALVSFGAQALIINENNPFEYQSFKSNYSDMIELANKSRLPHRIFYTSPSTGKNALWFDAVKHGDLNEVKKMLANGQNIEAKDTGSLEQTALGWAAFIGDEEMVDYLISQGASLWATDKDDVYNVFKSAVLGNNVNVVKKIHDLMRSDIELNNQRVESDGETFIMIAANNNRLDTVEYLISEGADVNLVTTTQDNSLFSYNHSALSYACQNNLKDMQKLLIRNGAINHITGTTLCH, encoded by the coding sequence ATGAATATAAAAATGTTTGTTATTTCATTGGCATTAGTTTCTTTTGGCGCACAAGCATTGATTATTAATGAAAATAATCCATTCGAATATCAATCTTTTAAATCAAATTATTCTGATATGATTGAGTTGGCTAATAAATCACGTTTACCACATCGGATATTCTATACCTCTCCAAGTACAGGTAAAAATGCACTATGGTTTGATGCTGTTAAACATGGTGATTTAAATGAAGTCAAAAAGATGCTTGCCAATGGTCAAAATATTGAAGCGAAAGATACTGGAAGTTTAGAGCAAACAGCTCTGGGATGGGCTGCGTTTATTGGTGATGAAGAGATGGTGGATTATCTCATCTCTCAAGGCGCGAGCCTTTGGGCCACGGATAAAGATGATGTTTATAATGTTTTTAAATCAGCCGTATTAGGAAATAATGTCAATGTGGTAAAAAAAATTCACGACCTAATGAGAAGCGATATTGAACTCAATAACCAAAGAGTAGAGAGCGATGGTGAAACATTTATTATGATTGCAGCCAATAATAATCGTCTTGATACCGTAGAATACCTTATTTCTGAAGGTGCTGATGTTAATCTTGTTACAACAACACAAGATAATTCATTATTTTCTTATAACCACAGCGCATTAAGTTATGCTTGCCAAAATAATCTTAAAGATATGCAGAAACTATTGATTAGAAACGGTGCTATAAATCATATAACAGGTACAACACTCTGCCATTAA
- a CDS encoding helix-turn-helix domain-containing protein translates to MINTKVGNRIKMIRRQLKITENEMSERLGISMLHYSQLENGHLKITVDQLIAISYILGVTPQSLILEAKKTDFMVFEDKQSITQPSEIVIFRKKKVV, encoded by the coding sequence ATGATTAACACCAAAGTTGGGAATAGAATAAAAATGATAAGAAGACAATTGAAAATAACAGAAAATGAGATGTCTGAAAGGTTGGGAATAAGTATGCTACATTATTCTCAATTAGAAAATGGACATTTAAAAATAACAGTAGATCAATTGATTGCTATTTCTTATATACTTGGTGTTACACCTCAAAGTCTTATCTTAGAGGCTAAGAAAACAGACTTTATGGTTTTCGAGGATAAGCAGTCGATAACTCAACCAAGTGAAATAGTTATATTTAGAAAAAAGAAAGTAGTTTAA
- a CDS encoding NAD(P)/FAD-dependent oxidoreductase: MAISRRKFIIGGTVVAVAAGAGILTPMLTREGRFVPGTPRHGFVEGTEGALPKQADVVVIGAGILGIMTAINLVERGLSVVIVEKGNIAGEQSSRFYGQAISYKMPDETFLLHHLGKHRWREMNAKVGIDTTYRTQGRVEVPLDEEDLVNVRKWIDERSKNVGSDIPFKTRIIEGAELNQRLRGATTDWKIAGFEEDSGSFDPEVATFVMAEYAKKMGVRIYTQCAARGLETQAGVISDVVTEKGAIKTSQVVVAGGVWSRLFMQNLNVDVPTLPAYQSQQLISGSPTAPGGNVALPGGIFFREQADGTYATSPRVIVAPVVKESFTYGYKYLPLLALPDFPVHISLNEQLINSFMQSTHWNLDEVSPFEQFRNMTALPDLPELNASLEKLKAEFPAFKESKLIDQWSGAMAIAPDENPIISEVKEYPGLVINTATGWGMTESPVSAELTADLLLGKKPVLDPKPFSLYRF, encoded by the coding sequence ATGGCGATATCTAGAAGAAAATTTATCATTGGTGGAACAGTGGTGGCTGTCGCTGCTGGTGCGGGTATTTTGACACCAATGTTAACTCGCGAAGGACGCTTTGTTCCGGGTACGCCAAGACATGGCTTTGTTGAAGGTACTGAAGGTGCTTTACCAAAACAAGCTGATGTTGTTGTTATTGGTGCTGGTATCCTTGGTATTATGACAGCAATTAACCTTGTAGAACGTGGTTTATCTGTTGTAATTGTTGAGAAAGGTAATATCGCGGGTGAGCAATCTTCGAGATTCTATGGTCAGGCAATTAGCTATAAAATGCCAGATGAAACGTTCTTATTACACCATTTGGGCAAACATCGCTGGCGTGAAATGAATGCGAAAGTAGGTATTGATACTACTTATCGTACACAAGGCCGCGTTGAAGTTCCTCTTGATGAAGAAGATTTAGTTAACGTAAGAAAATGGATTGATGAAAGAAGTAAAAATGTTGGCTCAGATATTCCATTTAAAACCAGAATTATTGAAGGTGCTGAATTAAATCAACGTCTTCGTGGCGCGACAACAGATTGGAAAATTGCTGGCTTTGAAGAAGATTCTGGTAGCTTCGATCCAGAAGTTGCAACCTTCGTTATGGCTGAATACGCTAAAAAAATGGGTGTTAGAATTTACACTCAATGCGCGGCTCGTGGCTTAGAAACACAAGCTGGTGTAATTTCTGACGTTGTAACAGAGAAAGGTGCAATCAAAACTTCTCAAGTTGTTGTTGCTGGTGGTGTTTGGTCACGCCTATTTATGCAAAATCTTAATGTTGATGTTCCAACACTGCCTGCCTATCAGTCTCAACAGCTAATCAGTGGTTCACCAACGGCACCGGGTGGCAACGTCGCTTTACCGGGTGGTATTTTCTTCCGTGAACAAGCTGATGGTACTTATGCAACTTCTCCTCGTGTTATTGTGGCGCCAGTAGTGAAAGAATCCTTCACTTATGGCTATAAATATCTGCCATTATTAGCATTACCTGATTTCCCTGTGCATATTTCTTTAAATGAACAATTAATCAATTCATTTATGCAATCAACGCATTGGAACTTAGATGAAGTTTCTCCGTTTGAGCAATTCAGAAATATGACTGCATTACCAGATTTACCTGAGTTAAATGCTTCATTAGAAAAATTAAAAGCAGAATTCCCTGCCTTTAAAGAATCGAAATTAATTGATCAATGGAGTGGTGCAATGGCTATCGCACCAGATGAAAACCCAATTATCTCAGAAGTTAAAGAGTATCCAGGTTTAGTCATTAATACTGCAACTGGCTGGGGTATGACAGAGAGCCCTGTATCAGCAGAATTAACCGCTGATTTATTACTGGGCAAAAAACCAGTTTTAGATCCAAAACCATTTAGTCTTTACAGATTCTAA
- a CDS encoding Hcp family type VI secretion system effector gives MPTPCYISIEGKTQGNITAGAFTAESVGNIYVQGHEDEMLVQAFSHVVTVPTDPQSGQPSGQRAHKPFRFTVALNKAVPLLYNALASGEMLPKTTLKWYRTSVEGKQEHFFTTTLTDATIVNIDCQMPHCQDPAKSDFTQLIEVSLSYRKIDWEHTVAGTSGSDDWRAPLEG, from the coding sequence ATGCCAACTCCATGCTATATCTCTATCGAAGGGAAAACTCAAGGTAACATCACTGCGGGTGCATTTACCGCGGAATCCGTCGGTAATATTTATGTTCAAGGCCACGAAGATGAAATGCTGGTACAAGCATTTTCTCACGTAGTAACAGTACCGACTGATCCACAATCTGGTCAGCCTTCTGGTCAACGTGCCCATAAACCATTCCGTTTTACCGTGGCGTTAAACAAAGCCGTTCCTCTGCTGTATAACGCATTAGCCTCTGGTGAAATGCTGCCGAAAACCACTTTAAAATGGTATCGCACTTCAGTTGAAGGGAAACAAGAGCATTTCTTCACCACCACATTAACCGATGCGACTATCGTCAACATCGATTGCCAAATGCCTCACTGTCAAGATCCAGCAAAATCAGACTTCACACAGTTAATCGAAGTCTCCCTTTCTTATCGCAAAATTGATTGGGAACACACGGTTGCAGGTACTTCAGGCTCTGACGACTGGCGTGCGCCTCTCGAAGGTTAA
- a CDS encoding type VI secretion system Vgr family protein has product MFAKDKKNNSTSQLGGLKKKALDKAQALAISKATSALSASTQQALATAQIAQQGLSQASSMTSQTSALISGSGFAGGIKNDDMPGLTFSEGLAKNKAYAQLLDSLLGAVSPSGLVFTCQIAGLPESTFQVTEFNLNEGLSRLFSLSISAVTTLPFIDFQSLLGVASSLTVKRNGKEVRTVRGILAGAVQGNTDGVKTWYHFDIRPEMWVMTLNQDSRIFQHKKVPEILKTLLEEAHIKADSKFYRDDLHQTRPYTTQKRESAYAFWCRLAFEEGINFWFEENQLFYSDEHMGMTAGIHLTYNPQAESDITDSTATTWQYGEYLCVDETIQKDNNFIRPSYPLAHQAKLEKGGQHSVFESYGRFQEDAQAAPLTAIRFEQLRNGSRVGRSSTNCFALMPGKIFSLSNHPSLMMNDNWQVIQVSHHGVQPLADNGGGEGTQLSNSVEFIPGTQEWRPPHHYKPTADGDEVATVVGPPGEEIYVNEVGAVKVYFHWDRYGKPDHSASCWVRVAMGWNGNGYGFSAVPRIGQEVIVSYLNGDIDRPIITGCTYNGRNAPPLKFPENMTRTTIKTKTHKGDGFNELRFEDAGGKQEIFIHAQKDMNTVVLNNRTTHVFNSHAEIIDKNQEMVVKGNRTETINENNTESVGQHKKISVGNTLAIDAGDALELRCGASVLRMDSAGHITINGTEFSFEASGPVQISGKDVDIN; this is encoded by the coding sequence ATGTTTGCGAAAGATAAAAAAAATAATTCGACCTCTCAACTTGGTGGATTAAAGAAGAAAGCGCTCGACAAAGCGCAAGCGTTAGCGATTTCTAAAGCAACCTCCGCCCTTTCAGCCTCTACTCAGCAAGCCCTCGCCACAGCTCAGATCGCACAACAAGGGCTTTCGCAAGCCTCATCCATGACCTCTCAAACCTCAGCACTTATTTCTGGCAGTGGTTTTGCGGGAGGAATAAAAAACGACGATATGCCTGGCCTCACATTCTCTGAAGGATTGGCTAAAAATAAAGCCTATGCACAACTGTTAGATTCGCTATTAGGTGCCGTTTCACCTTCGGGTTTAGTTTTTACCTGCCAAATTGCCGGCTTACCCGAAAGTACTTTTCAAGTGACTGAATTTAATTTAAATGAAGGGTTATCACGTTTATTTTCGCTATCCATTAGCGCGGTTACCACATTGCCTTTTATCGATTTTCAATCGCTGTTAGGTGTGGCGTCCTCGTTAACGGTTAAACGTAACGGTAAAGAAGTCCGCACCGTGCGCGGAATATTAGCTGGCGCCGTACAAGGCAATACTGACGGTGTAAAAACGTGGTATCACTTTGACATCCGTCCTGAAATGTGGGTAATGACGCTAAATCAAGACAGCCGTATTTTTCAGCATAAAAAAGTGCCTGAGATTTTAAAAACGCTGTTGGAAGAAGCGCATATCAAAGCAGACAGCAAATTTTACCGTGATGATTTACACCAAACGCGCCCTTATACCACGCAAAAACGAGAATCTGCTTATGCGTTTTGGTGTCGTTTAGCCTTTGAAGAAGGCATTAACTTTTGGTTTGAAGAGAACCAACTGTTTTATAGCGATGAGCATATGGGGATGACAGCGGGTATTCACTTAACCTATAACCCGCAGGCTGAAAGCGATATTACCGACAGCACGGCAACCACATGGCAATACGGCGAATATCTCTGTGTCGATGAAACCATTCAAAAAGACAATAACTTTATCCGTCCTTCTTACCCGTTAGCGCATCAAGCCAAATTAGAGAAAGGTGGTCAGCATAGTGTGTTTGAAAGTTATGGACGCTTTCAAGAAGATGCTCAAGCCGCACCACTCACTGCTATTCGTTTTGAACAACTGCGCAACGGCAGTCGTGTGGGGCGCTCCAGCACCAACTGTTTTGCCTTAATGCCGGGCAAGATTTTCTCGTTAAGCAACCACCCTAGTTTAATGATGAATGATAATTGGCAAGTCATTCAAGTTTCGCATCATGGCGTACAGCCGTTAGCAGATAACGGCGGTGGTGAAGGTACTCAACTGTCTAATAGCGTCGAATTTATTCCCGGTACACAAGAGTGGCGCCCACCGCATCATTACAAACCCACTGCCGATGGCGATGAAGTTGCCACTGTGGTTGGCCCTCCCGGTGAAGAAATTTACGTCAACGAAGTGGGTGCAGTAAAAGTCTATTTTCATTGGGATCGCTATGGCAAACCCGATCACAGTGCCTCATGTTGGGTACGCGTAGCAATGGGTTGGAATGGTAATGGCTATGGTTTTTCTGCCGTACCGCGTATCGGGCAAGAGGTGATTGTCTCTTATTTAAATGGCGATATTGATAGACCGATTATCACCGGTTGCACCTATAACGGGCGTAACGCGCCACCGTTGAAATTCCCTGAAAATATGACTCGCACCACAATCAAAACCAAAACCCATAAGGGTGACGGCTTTAATGAACTGCGTTTTGAAGATGCGGGCGGTAAGCAGGAGATTTTTATTCATGCGCAAAAGGATATGAATACCGTGGTGCTTAACAATCGCACGACGCATGTCTTTAATAGCCACGCTGAAATTATCGATAAAAATCAAGAGATGGTGGTGAAAGGTAATCGTACTGAAACTATTAATGAAAATAACACTGAATCGGTTGGTCAACATAAAAAAATCAGTGTGGGTAATACGTTAGCCATCGATGCAGGGGATGCCCTTGAACTGCGTTGCGGTGCCAGTGTGTTAAGAATGGATAGCGCTGGCCATATCACAATAAATGGTACGGAATTTAGCTTTGAAGCCTCAGGTCCGGTGCAAATCTCGGGCAAAGATGTCGATATCAATTAG
- a CDS encoding DUF2169 family type VI secretion system accessory protein: MLAHVINQTPFPHFSFEKLGYKDEHWQTLAVKVTCDFDPLTGICDIADEQKPLIMADVYRTTPENSSLLHETDLVSYKPNAEIYLVGTARTLDEMPLTLWETELSIGQINKKLTLSGPRYWEHHHDWQLSSPQPISALPLIYENAYGGKNSLQEAYEKNPIGLGWYESRYLDKALQYPAPQIHYPSVEHAFHLNKPWEVAGYGQYSRWWQQRSQFAGTYNDEWLNQIKPYYPDDFKSDFFMSTPADQHQQGFFVGNETLSLSGFFTQTPRVDLVLPNIGFVAIPHFSHSETPYELLKLDTVCVSLDEKKLYLTWRYRQLISTMESTLQLQAYKL; the protein is encoded by the coding sequence ATGCTAGCACACGTTATTAACCAGACTCCATTTCCTCATTTTTCCTTTGAAAAACTGGGATATAAAGATGAACATTGGCAAACTCTTGCGGTAAAAGTCACTTGTGATTTTGATCCTCTCACGGGTATATGTGACATTGCTGATGAGCAAAAACCGCTCATTATGGCGGATGTTTACCGAACAACGCCCGAAAATAGCAGTTTATTGCACGAAACAGATCTTGTGTCTTATAAACCCAATGCTGAAATTTATCTCGTGGGTACCGCCCGAACATTAGATGAAATGCCTTTAACTCTGTGGGAAACTGAGCTCTCAATAGGGCAAATCAACAAAAAATTGACCCTCAGTGGGCCTCGTTATTGGGAACATCACCATGATTGGCAATTAAGCTCTCCACAACCTATTTCTGCCTTACCGCTTATTTATGAGAATGCTTATGGTGGCAAGAATAGCCTTCAAGAAGCTTATGAAAAAAATCCAATTGGTTTAGGTTGGTACGAGAGTCGCTATCTTGATAAAGCGCTTCAATATCCTGCCCCTCAAATTCACTATCCTTCTGTGGAACATGCATTTCACCTTAATAAACCGTGGGAAGTTGCAGGCTATGGACAATATAGTCGTTGGTGGCAACAACGTTCACAATTTGCAGGCACCTACAACGACGAATGGCTCAATCAAATAAAGCCTTATTATCCTGATGATTTTAAGTCTGATTTCTTTATGAGTACGCCAGCAGATCAGCATCAACAAGGCTTTTTTGTGGGTAATGAAACCCTTTCATTAAGTGGTTTTTTTACACAAACACCTCGTGTAGACCTTGTTTTACCTAATATTGGTTTTGTCGCCATTCCTCATTTTTCTCATTCAGAAACACCCTATGAGTTATTAAAGCTAGACACAGTATGTGTATCACTTGATGAAAAAAAGCTATACCTCACATGGCGTTATCGCCAATTGATCTCGACGATGGAAAGCACGCTGCAACTTCAGGCTTATAAGTTGTAA